From Spiroplasma eriocheiris, the proteins below share one genomic window:
- the greA gene encoding transcription elongation factor GreA gives MNEEILLTKEGMEELKAELNNLINVVRPAVIEELKEARAQGDLSENADYDAARNRQAEVEGRIKEIEAFLTKAKEIKEVKSKTGVIKLGSKVSFTNLAINKDFEIKIVGAVEANPFENTVSNESPIAKAIIGKKVGDTVEIKGIQTPYKISINNVE, from the coding sequence ATTAATGAAGAAATTTTATTAACTAAAGAAGGGATGGAAGAATTAAAAGCGGAGTTAAATAATTTAATTAATGTAGTCCGCCCCGCGGTAATTGAAGAATTAAAAGAAGCCCGTGCTCAGGGAGATCTTTCGGAAAATGCTGATTACGATGCTGCTCGGAACCGCCAAGCAGAAGTAGAAGGACGGATTAAAGAAATTGAAGCTTTTTTAACAAAAGCAAAAGAAATTAAAGAAGTTAAATCAAAAACCGGAGTTATAAAATTAGGAAGCAAAGTTAGTTTTACTAATTTAGCTATTAATAAAGACTTTGAAATTAAAATTGTCGGGGCGGTGGAAGCCAACCCTTTTGAAAATACGGTTTCTAATGAATCACCAATTGCAAAAGCAATTATTGGTAAAAAAGTTGGTGATACTGTTGAAATTAAAGGAATTCAGACTCCTTACAAAATAAGTATTAATAATGTCGAATAA
- the udk gene encoding uridine kinase has product MEHGGKNHVVKLVSIAGGTASGKTTVATKIAHILKGQKIVYLTMDNYYKDWPDLTFEQRKLINYDHPDSIDIELLVDHINKLKNNEPIDRPIYDFTLHQRTTETVHIEEADVIMLDGILALAIEQIRQLANIKIFIKTEDDIRFIRRLMRDINERGRSIDSVINQYLTTVKPMHEYFVEPSIKYADIIVPYYEANEIAIDMIATKIKSLLKKKAIF; this is encoded by the coding sequence TTGGAACACGGGGGGAAAAACCATGTTGTGAAACTAGTTTCGATTGCCGGAGGAACTGCTAGTGGGAAGACAACAGTGGCAACTAAAATTGCTCATATTTTAAAAGGACAAAAAATTGTTTATTTAACAATGGATAATTATTATAAAGACTGACCAGACTTAACTTTTGAACAACGAAAGTTAATTAATTATGATCACCCCGATTCAATTGACATTGAATTACTTGTTGACCATATTAATAAACTAAAAAATAATGAACCAATTGACCGTCCGATTTATGATTTTACTTTACACCAACGAACAACCGAAACTGTCCATATTGAAGAAGCAGATGTTATTATGTTAGATGGGATTTTAGCCTTAGCAATTGAACAAATTCGTCAGTTAGCAAATATTAAAATTTTTATTAAAACCGAAGATGATATTCGCTTTATTCGTCGGTTAATGCGTGATATTAATGAACGAGGCCGTAGTATTGACAGTGTTATTAATCAGTACTTAACAACGGTGAAACCAATGCATGAGTATTTTGTTGAACCAAGTATTAAGTATGCCGATATCATTGTGCCATATTATGAAGCAAATGAAATTGCAATTGACATGATTGCAACAAAAATTAAATCATTATTAAAAAAGAAAGCAATTTTTTAG